The following proteins are co-located in the Escherichia fergusonii ATCC 35469 genome:
- a CDS encoding phage tail protein: protein MSFIDEFGQQQAENLRSAGTARVMMMLGDFAFSIDTTAYNQLTREATWRWSEQERIGKQDLLQYTGKPGRTVRLEGESHAFFRKGVGPVNDLFALADQAKPLQLVSGEGDVLGWWVVTDFTDTTNRFLPGGGHRNKNWTMTLKHYADDISNP from the coding sequence ATGTCTTTTATTGATGAATTTGGTCAGCAACAGGCTGAAAACCTGCGTTCGGCAGGAACCGCCCGCGTGATGATGATGCTGGGAGATTTTGCTTTTTCGATTGATACGACAGCCTATAACCAGCTGACCCGCGAAGCAACCTGGCGCTGGAGCGAACAGGAGCGCATTGGTAAGCAGGATCTTCTCCAGTACACCGGAAAGCCGGGGCGTACCGTCAGACTTGAAGGCGAATCCCATGCCTTTTTTCGAAAAGGTGTTGGCCCCGTCAATGACCTGTTTGCTCTTGCCGACCAGGCGAAGCCACTGCAGCTGGTCAGTGGAGAAGGGGATGTTCTGGGATGGTGGGTGGTAACTGACTTTACTGACACCACTAACCGGTTCCTGCCGGGAGGTGGTCACCGTAATAAAAACTGGACAATGACACTGAAACACTATGCCGACGATATATCAAACCCGTGA
- a CDS encoding tail protein X, producing MPTIYQTRDGDVLDAICAAHYGSENLADTIIQVLEANPGLADRGAVYPSGQSVILPERVIPVVESAFSLWD from the coding sequence ATGCCGACGATATATCAAACCCGTGACGGTGATGTGCTGGATGCGATTTGCGCCGCGCACTATGGCAGCGAAAATCTCGCTGACACGATAATCCAGGTTCTGGAGGCAAATCCCGGGCTGGCTGATCGTGGCGCGGTATATCCCTCCGGTCAGTCTGTTATTCTGCCGGAACGGGTGATCCCGGTTGTGGAGTCTGCATTCAGCTTATGGGATTAA
- a CDS encoding tail fiber protein: protein MAEYYSIITNRGKELEAEALASGSQIILTQFVVGDSNGKPLKPDPAQTQLVNETYRGDIAELVVSPEQPTQLMARIVLPTGTGGFTVREVGLMTDGGELYAVANCPAIDKPVGGVSVNMQFRLAVSDTSNITLNVATGDGLFLRIDQNLKEIKARGAGAQKESRESLGVLDATTKQKGLVQLNSAVNSTSETQAATSKAVKTAYDLADGKYTAQDATTARKGIVQLSSATNSDSETLAATPKAVKAANDNANGRVPSGRKVNGHALSSDIKLSPEDVNAFSLGCTGQYPSSDGGVPWNAKSGLYNVMDGGASYIVAHFFSGVGSCRSFQLRADYKNRGLYYRSSRDGYGFERGFEPVNAFPVGAPIAWPSDIVPEGYAIMQGQTFDKAAYPLLAAAYPSGVIPDMRGWTIKGKPASGRAVLSQEQDGIKSHTHSASASSTDLGTKTTSSFDYGTKTVSTFNHGTKTTNNTGAHTHTVGGRYGGDSIGGKQRVQVSGTNQVSSSDGAHAHTVDIGQHNHTVGIGAHAHTVALGAHGHTITVNAAGNAENTVKNIAFNYIVRLA from the coding sequence ATGGCTGAATATTATTCAATTATTACTAACCGGGGAAAAGAACTGGAGGCGGAAGCGCTTGCCAGTGGTAGCCAGATTATTCTGACACAGTTTGTGGTTGGCGACAGTAATGGCAAACCGCTGAAACCCGATCCGGCACAAACGCAGCTTGTTAATGAAACCTACCGTGGAGATATTGCAGAGCTGGTGGTATCACCGGAACAGCCGACACAGCTCATGGCCAGAATTGTGCTACCAACGGGAACGGGAGGTTTTACAGTCCGCGAAGTGGGACTGATGACTGATGGAGGGGAATTGTATGCCGTGGCGAACTGCCCGGCGATTGACAAACCGGTTGGCGGTGTCAGTGTCAATATGCAGTTCCGGCTTGCTGTATCTGACACCTCAAACATCACGTTAAATGTGGCAACGGGAGACGGACTTTTTCTGCGCATTGACCAGAACCTGAAGGAAATAAAAGCGCGCGGAGCTGGCGCGCAAAAAGAATCCCGCGAGTCTCTTGGTGTTCTGGATGCCACGACTAAGCAAAAAGGTCTGGTGCAACTGAACAGTGCGGTGAACAGCACCAGTGAGACACAGGCAGCGACATCAAAGGCGGTTAAGACAGCATATGACCTTGCTGATGGCAAATACACTGCACAGGACGCCACCACGGCACGAAAAGGGATTGTTCAGTTAAGCAGCGCCACTAACAGTGACTCTGAAACGCTTGCCGCGACTCCGAAAGCAGTGAAAGCTGCTAATGACAATGCAAACGGGCGTGTGCCCTCAGGACGTAAGGTTAATGGTCACGCGCTGTCATCTGACATTAAGTTATCACCTGAAGATGTAAATGCTTTTTCTCTTGGGTGTACAGGTCAGTATCCGAGTTCAGATGGTGGGGTGCCATGGAACGCAAAAAGCGGTCTTTACAATGTCATGGACGGCGGCGCTTCATATATCGTTGCTCATTTTTTTAGTGGTGTAGGGAGTTGCCGGTCATTTCAGCTACGTGCGGATTATAAAAACAGAGGGCTTTATTACCGCTCATCCCGTGATGGGTATGGATTTGAACGGGGATTTGAACCTGTTAATGCTTTTCCTGTGGGGGCACCAATAGCCTGGCCTTCGGACATAGTTCCGGAAGGTTATGCGATTATGCAGGGGCAGACTTTTGACAAGGCTGCCTATCCCCTGCTTGCAGCAGCTTACCCATCTGGTGTGATCCCTGATATGCGTGGCTGGACAATTAAGGGCAAACCCGCCAGTGGTCGCGCTGTATTGTCTCAGGAACAGGACGGCATTAAATCGCATACCCACAGTGCCAGTGCATCCAGTACGGATTTGGGTACGAAAACAACCAGTTCGTTTGATTACGGGACAAAAACAGTCAGCACGTTTAACCACGGCACAAAAACGACAAACAATACAGGAGCGCATACGCACACTGTCGGTGGTCGTTACGGTGGTGACTCCATTGGGGGTAAACAACGTGTTCAGGTGTCAGGAACCAACCAGGTGTCAAGCTCTGACGGAGCACACGCCCATACAGTCGATATTGGTCAGCATAACCACACCGTAGGTATTGGTGCCCATGCACACACTGTGGCGCTGGGTGCACATGGACACACCATCACCGTTAACGCTGCTGGTAACGCGGAAAACACCGTCAAAAACATCGCATTTAACTATATTGTGAGGCTTGCATAA
- a CDS encoding tail fiber assembly protein translates to MAFRMSEQPRTIKIYNLLAGTNEFIGEGDAYIPPHTGLPANSTDIAPPDIPAGFVAVFNSEDTSWHLVEDHREKTVYDVASGDALFISELGPLPENVTWLSPDGEYQKWNGIIWVKDAEAEKLFRIREAEETKNSLMRVASENIAPLQDAVDLEIATEVETSLLEAWKKYRVLLNRVDTSTAPDVEWPVIPVME, encoded by the coding sequence ATGGCATTCAGAATGAGTGAACAACCACGGACTATAAAAATTTATAATCTGCTGGCCGGAACCAATGAATTTATTGGTGAAGGTGATGCATACATTCCCCCTCATACAGGTCTGCCTGCAAATAGTACCGATATTGCACCGCCAGATATTCCGGCTGGCTTCGTGGCTGTTTTTAACAGTGAGGATACATCATGGCATCTCGTTGAAGACCACAGGGAAAAAACGGTCTATGACGTGGCATCAGGGGACGCGTTATTTATTTCTGAACTCGGCCCGTTACCGGAAAATGTCACCTGGTTGTCGCCGGATGGGGAATATCAGAAGTGGAACGGCATAATTTGGGTGAAAGATGCAGAAGCAGAAAAACTGTTTCGGATACGGGAGGCGGAAGAAACAAAAAACAGCCTAATGCGGGTAGCCAGTGAGAATATTGCGCCACTTCAGGATGCGGTAGATCTTGAGATCGCAACGGAGGTAGAAACCTCATTGCTGGAAGCCTGGAAAAAGTATCGGGTGTTGCTGAACCGTGTTGATACATCAACTGCACCTGATGTTGAGTGGCCGGTAATCCCTGTCATGGAATAA
- a CDS encoding phage tail protein I: MTDKFRSLLPPGAFHEERAQEQATTEHIIALDTNMVRKVKDAASCPAHLLPWLAWEHAVDFWDDSWTETQKRQVIKDAAYVHQHRGTAGAVRRSLGAVNLPTTVVEWWQDSPQAAPYTFRIEVHSSQGVSDALYHQIRQLTDRAKNLRSHLSKIDVLANIGMDGAFYISGATTAHIDVDIFAGESHG; encoded by the coding sequence ATGACGGATAAATTTCGCTCCCTGCTGCCGCCGGGCGCATTTCATGAAGAACGGGCGCAGGAGCAGGCGACGACAGAACACATCATCGCACTGGATACCAACATGGTGCGTAAGGTGAAAGATGCGGCCAGCTGCCCGGCACATCTTTTACCGTGGCTTGCGTGGGAACATGCCGTCGATTTTTGGGATGACAGCTGGACAGAGACACAAAAGCGTCAGGTGATTAAGGACGCCGCTTACGTGCACCAGCACCGGGGAACGGCGGGTGCGGTCAGGCGTTCTCTGGGGGCGGTAAACCTGCCGACCACTGTCGTGGAGTGGTGGCAGGATTCACCGCAGGCTGCACCCTACACATTCCGGATTGAAGTTCACAGCAGTCAGGGCGTCAGCGATGCACTGTATCACCAGATTCGTCAGCTTACTGACCGGGCTAAAAACCTGCGCAGTCATCTGAGCAAAATAGATGTTCTGGCGAATATCGGGATGGATGGCGCTTTTTATATTTCAGGTGCGACGACAGCACATATCGATGTGGATATTTTTGCCGGGGAGTCTCATGGCTGA
- a CDS encoding baseplate J/gp47 family protein — translation MPNSYDVINLSELAVPDALVVPDAAEIFSRWLARLQELDPQFDALVESDPAFKQGEVNAYQLTLAFQRVNDAVRAVFLASARGADLDHIGAAFNVKRQVIRPGDPDAVPPVEVELEDDGAFRERIQLSWAQLNTAGARNAYRFHAKSADTDVLDAEAYGPETHSRPGCVDVYVLSRTGDGTAAAPLLDKVNSTLNADEIRPLTDYVTVKSATITNYAITAELEIPDGPDATTVLNNAIEALQSYTMLSHRINTVVPLSAIYAALQQSGVVRVRLISPVADLEAEAGKAPWCTAINVTRREVSSHDG, via the coding sequence ATGCCCAACAGTTATGATGTGATCAATCTGTCTGAACTCGCTGTTCCTGATGCGCTTGTAGTGCCGGATGCCGCAGAGATTTTCTCCCGATGGCTGGCACGTCTGCAGGAGCTGGATCCGCAGTTTGATGCGCTGGTAGAGTCCGATCCGGCGTTTAAACAGGGAGAGGTGAATGCATATCAGCTGACGCTGGCCTTTCAGCGTGTCAATGATGCAGTGCGGGCAGTATTTCTTGCCAGCGCCAGAGGCGCAGACCTTGATCATATTGGCGCTGCCTTCAATGTTAAACGCCAGGTTATCAGACCGGGTGATCCGGATGCCGTTCCCCCCGTCGAAGTGGAACTGGAAGATGACGGCGCATTTCGTGAACGTATTCAGTTGTCCTGGGCACAGCTAAATACGGCGGGTGCCCGCAACGCTTACCGCTTCCATGCGAAATCGGCGGATACCGATGTGCTGGATGCTGAAGCTTATGGCCCCGAAACACACAGCCGCCCGGGGTGTGTTGATGTGTATGTGCTTTCCCGTACGGGAGACGGAACAGCAGCTGCACCACTGCTGGATAAAGTTAACAGCACACTGAATGCCGATGAAATCCGTCCATTGACAGACTACGTGACGGTGAAGAGCGCCACCATCACAAATTATGCCATCACGGCTGAACTGGAGATCCCGGACGGCCCGGACGCCACGACAGTTCTGAACAATGCCATTGAAGCCTTGCAGTCCTACACCATGCTGTCTCACCGGATTAACACCGTGGTGCCGTTATCTGCCATCTATGCCGCTTTACAGCAATCCGGTGTGGTTCGCGTCAGACTGATCTCTCCCGTGGCTGATCTGGAAGCCGAAGCCGGAAAAGCACCGTGGTGTACTGCCATCAACGTCACCCGCAGGGAGGTAAGCAGCCATGACGGATAA
- a CDS encoding GNAT family N-acetyltransferase, whose product MFTIKTDDLSHPAVQALVAYHISGMLEQSPPESSHALDVQKLQDPAVTFWSAWEGEQLAGIGALKLLNDKHGELKSMRTAPDFLRRGVANLILGHILQVARDRSLHHLSLETGTHAGFTACHQLYIKHGFIDCEPFADYQPDPNSRFMSLNLCKNNELL is encoded by the coding sequence ATGTTCACTATCAAAACAGATGATCTCTCCCATCCAGCAGTGCAAGCATTAGTGGCTTATCATATTTCCGGTATGCTTGAACAATCGCCACCTGAAAGTAGTCATGCTTTGGATGTGCAAAAACTACAAGATCCGGCAGTGACATTCTGGTCAGCATGGGAAGGGGAACAACTCGCAGGAATCGGCGCACTGAAATTGCTGAATGACAAACATGGAGAGCTGAAATCGATGCGTACCGCACCAGATTTTTTACGTCGTGGAGTAGCAAATCTGATTTTAGGACATATTTTGCAGGTTGCACGTGACAGAAGCCTTCATCACCTGAGCTTAGAAACAGGAACACATGCTGGATTTACTGCCTGCCATCAACTTTATATCAAACATGGATTCATTGACTGCGAGCCGTTTGCTGATTATCAGCCTGATCCCAATAGCCGATTTATGTCATTGAACCTATGCAAAAATAATGAATTATTATGA
- a CDS encoding aldo/keto reductase: MQTVKLNNGIEMPLLGFGVFQMTDAAECERAVIDAIDTGYRLIDTAASYQNETQVGNALKQSGIARNELFVTTKLWLQDTSYEGAKAQFERSLNRLQLDYVDLYLIHQPYGDVHGAWRAMEELQQAGKIRAIGVSNFHPDRLADLIAFNKVVPAVNQIEVNPFNQQLHAVPWMQSRGIQPEAWAPFAEGKNGLFQHPVLTAIGEKYGKSVGQVILRWIYQRGIVSLAKSVRKERMEENINILDFELTPEDMLQITALDTATSAFFSHRDPAMVEWLTGRKLDV; the protein is encoded by the coding sequence ATGCAAACTGTAAAACTGAACAACGGTATTGAAATGCCCTTGCTGGGCTTTGGTGTCTTCCAGATGACGGATGCTGCTGAATGCGAAAGAGCCGTTATTGATGCGATCGATACGGGATACCGCCTGATCGATACCGCAGCGTCTTACCAGAATGAAACCCAGGTCGGGAATGCGCTGAAACAAAGCGGCATTGCGCGTAACGAACTCTTTGTCACCACGAAACTCTGGTTGCAGGATACCAGTTACGAAGGGGCCAAAGCCCAGTTCGAACGCTCTCTGAATCGACTGCAACTTGATTACGTTGACCTGTACTTGATTCACCAGCCATACGGCGATGTCCACGGAGCCTGGCGTGCCATGGAAGAGCTGCAACAGGCCGGTAAAATTCGCGCTATTGGCGTCAGCAACTTCCACCCTGACCGACTGGCTGACCTTATCGCCTTTAATAAAGTCGTTCCTGCGGTAAACCAGATTGAAGTTAACCCCTTCAACCAGCAGCTACACGCCGTTCCGTGGATGCAAAGTCGTGGCATTCAGCCAGAAGCCTGGGCACCGTTTGCGGAAGGGAAAAATGGTCTGTTCCAGCATCCTGTTCTCACGGCAATTGGCGAGAAGTATGGCAAAAGCGTGGGCCAGGTTATTCTGCGCTGGATTTACCAACGAGGCATTGTTTCACTGGCAAAATCAGTGCGCAAAGAGCGCATGGAAGAGAACATCAACATTCTCGATTTTGAACTCACTCCTGAAGATATGCTGCAAATTACCGCCCTGGATACCGCAACCAGCGCGTTCTTCTCTCACCGCGACCCAGCGATGGTGGAATGGCTGACTGGCCGCAAACTTGATGTTTAA
- a CDS encoding LysR family transcriptional regulator: MLKENFNELQIFLVVARERSFTKAAGKLGVSQSALSHAIKALEERLNIRLLTRTTRSVAPTEAGERIIACLEPRIDELEQELESLIQLNGMPSGNIRLSAGEHAARSLVWPKLKPFLREYPEINVELVVDNGFVDIVEGRFDAGIRLGENVDKDMVAVRIGPDMRMAVVGAPAYFAANALPETPYELQNHQCINMRLPTAGGIYHWEFEREGKPLRVRVDGQLTFNLLPERIDAALSGFGIACVPEDMVQEYIKSGKLIQVLQEWCPTFPGYYLYYPSRKQHPPAFALLIDALRYSE; encoded by the coding sequence ATGCTCAAAGAAAACTTCAATGAACTGCAAATCTTTCTTGTGGTGGCAAGAGAGCGAAGTTTTACCAAAGCGGCGGGCAAACTCGGTGTTTCTCAGTCTGCTCTCAGCCATGCAATTAAGGCACTGGAGGAAAGGTTAAATATCCGCCTCTTAACCCGAACGACCCGTAGCGTGGCCCCTACGGAAGCAGGGGAGAGAATAATTGCCTGTCTGGAGCCGCGTATTGATGAGCTTGAACAGGAACTGGAATCACTTATTCAACTGAACGGCATGCCCTCCGGGAATATCCGTTTATCTGCCGGGGAACATGCCGCGCGAAGTTTGGTCTGGCCGAAGCTAAAACCCTTTCTCAGAGAGTATCCCGAAATCAATGTCGAACTGGTGGTGGATAACGGTTTTGTCGATATTGTTGAAGGCCGTTTTGATGCCGGGATACGATTGGGGGAAAATGTTGATAAAGATATGGTAGCGGTCAGGATTGGACCAGATATGCGGATGGCTGTGGTGGGAGCACCGGCGTATTTTGCCGCAAACGCCTTACCTGAAACGCCATACGAGCTACAAAATCATCAGTGTATCAATATGCGTTTGCCAACTGCCGGTGGAATTTATCACTGGGAGTTTGAACGCGAAGGCAAACCTTTACGTGTCAGAGTTGATGGGCAACTGACGTTTAATCTGCTGCCAGAAAGAATTGATGCCGCATTATCAGGATTTGGGATCGCTTGTGTTCCTGAAGACATGGTTCAGGAGTATATAAAGTCAGGCAAGCTTATTCAGGTGTTACAGGAGTGGTGTCCCACTTTTCCCGGATATTATCTCTACTACCCCAGCCGTAAGCAGCATCCGCCAGCTTTTGCGCTGTTGATCGATGCACTTCGCTACTCGGAATAA
- a CDS encoding contractile injection system protein, VgrG/Pvc8 family, translated as MVSQTMTPEYAPAFRIKAEGKDITRIIEQCLSELTLTDYGGATARADELKITLLSETLTLPPRGARLQVALGFNEQLVDKGWFVVSGVASSGPPRRIEIYATAAPMNARKQPGDVTSQKTRSWDNIRLEDVVKTVATDNGLIPRVAAALKDIHINHIDQVAESDANLLSRLARIYNAVSKPSGGYWLFLPQGATATVSGKQIDSITITPADVTTWSYSEGERGSSTGKVTESGGKAKEKIGVRYYDEVDGRTKTAAVEHDGPAMTNPYTQSEKDTAEKQAKARKTQARRNEQKMTLTGPCRPQHIPLTAEAGVATSGFGTREDRAWVVESLVFSLTAAGFSYTCNLVVDIHKPQKSAKKSKQQDKTGPAYFG; from the coding sequence ATGGTTTCTCAGACGATGACTCCTGAATATGCGCCAGCATTCCGCATAAAGGCAGAAGGGAAAGATATTACCCGCATAATTGAGCAATGCCTTTCTGAACTGACGCTGACAGATTACGGTGGCGCGACCGCCAGAGCCGATGAACTGAAGATTACCCTGCTTTCTGAAACGCTGACACTTCCGCCCAGAGGGGCGCGACTACAGGTTGCGCTGGGATTTAATGAGCAGCTTGTCGATAAAGGCTGGTTTGTTGTCAGCGGAGTTGCCAGCAGTGGGCCACCGAGGCGCATTGAAATTTATGCCACCGCAGCGCCCATGAATGCCCGGAAGCAACCCGGTGACGTCACCAGTCAGAAAACACGAAGCTGGGATAACATTCGTCTGGAGGATGTGGTGAAAACCGTGGCCACCGATAATGGCCTGATCCCCAGAGTCGCTGCCGCGCTGAAAGATATTCACATTAACCACATCGACCAGGTGGCTGAATCTGATGCTAACCTGCTGTCCCGGCTTGCCCGCATCTACAACGCGGTGAGTAAACCTTCCGGTGGTTACTGGCTTTTTCTGCCGCAGGGGGCGACAGCGACAGTTTCCGGTAAACAGATTGACAGTATCACCATTACGCCTGCAGACGTGACAACGTGGTCATACAGTGAAGGTGAGCGGGGGAGTTCCACGGGTAAAGTCACGGAAAGCGGGGGTAAAGCAAAAGAGAAAATCGGGGTTCGCTATTACGATGAAGTGGATGGCAGGACAAAAACCGCAGCGGTCGAACATGACGGACCGGCAATGACCAACCCGTATACCCAGTCAGAAAAGGATACGGCAGAGAAGCAGGCGAAAGCACGAAAAACACAGGCAAGACGGAATGAGCAGAAAATGACGCTCACCGGCCCCTGCCGACCACAGCATATTCCCCTGACGGCAGAAGCAGGGGTGGCAACCTCAGGATTTGGTACCCGGGAAGACAGAGCCTGGGTGGTTGAGTCGCTGGTCTTTTCACTGACCGCTGCCGGATTCAGTTATACCTGCAATCTGGTGGTGGATATTCACAAACCACAAAAATCAGCAAAAAAATCGAAGCAACAGGATAAAACTGGTCCGGCTTACTTCGGTTAA
- a CDS encoding aldo/keto reductase yields the protein MQKRYLGNSGLEVSALGLGCMGLSHGYGPATDTRQAIELIRAAVERGVTFFDTAEVYGPYLNEEVVGEALKPFRNRVVIATKFGFTFGDDNKQQILNSRPEHIREAVEGSLRRLKTDVIDLLYQHRVDPDVPIEDVAGTVKDLIAEGKVKHFGLSEAGAQTIRRAHAVQPVTALQSEYSMWWREPEQEILPLLEELGIGFVPFSPLGKGFLTGAIKPGTTFGKDDYRSTVPRFAAQAIEANEKLVTLLGELAAEKGVTSAQIALAWLLAQKPWIVPIPGTTKLHRLEENLTAVDIVLSQKDTQQITQSLETIKIVGERYSPEHQARIDR from the coding sequence ATGCAAAAACGTTATCTGGGTAATTCCGGACTCGAAGTTTCCGCTCTTGGACTCGGTTGCATGGGCTTAAGCCACGGCTACGGCCCGGCGACCGATACCCGTCAGGCTATCGAACTTATTCGTGCTGCGGTTGAACGTGGCGTCACCTTCTTCGATACCGCCGAAGTGTATGGTCCGTATCTGAATGAAGAAGTGGTCGGTGAAGCCTTAAAACCATTTCGTAACCGCGTGGTGATTGCCACTAAATTCGGTTTTACCTTCGGCGATGATAATAAGCAGCAGATTTTAAACAGCCGTCCGGAACATATCCGTGAAGCCGTTGAAGGATCATTACGTCGTCTGAAGACAGATGTTATTGACCTGCTGTACCAACACCGTGTTGATCCGGATGTTCCTATCGAAGATGTTGCAGGAACGGTGAAAGATCTAATCGCAGAAGGTAAGGTCAAACATTTCGGCCTGTCTGAAGCGGGAGCGCAAACCATTCGTCGCGCGCATGCTGTACAACCTGTCACCGCCCTGCAAAGCGAATATTCCATGTGGTGGCGTGAGCCTGAGCAGGAAATTCTGCCGTTGCTTGAGGAACTGGGGATTGGTTTTGTCCCCTTCAGCCCACTAGGTAAAGGTTTCCTGACAGGGGCGATTAAGCCGGGAACCACTTTCGGCAAAGATGATTACCGTAGCACCGTACCGCGTTTTGCTGCACAAGCCATTGAAGCCAATGAAAAACTGGTCACCTTGTTAGGTGAACTGGCCGCAGAGAAAGGGGTTACGTCTGCGCAAATCGCACTGGCATGGTTGTTAGCACAAAAGCCGTGGATTGTTCCCATCCCGGGCACCACTAAACTGCACCGGCTGGAGGAAAATCTGACCGCTGTCGACATCGTTCTTTCGCAGAAAGATACGCAGCAGATAACCCAGTCACTGGAAACAATTAAAATAGTCGGTGAACGTTACTCGCCTGAGCACCAGGCTCGCATAGATCGTTAA
- a CDS encoding GPW/gp25 family protein gives MNGVNSRTGKRLSGVAHLRQSVRDILTTPVGSRVLIRDYGSELFSLLDNPRDDLTRLRIIAASATALARWEPRLKVTRVMVTFPAGESGCVLDIEGIKKEDGLPVRTGEITLNAQQL, from the coding sequence ATGAACGGTGTAAACAGCCGGACAGGCAAACGTCTGTCTGGCGTGGCGCATTTGCGCCAGTCTGTCCGGGACATTCTGACCACGCCCGTCGGGAGTCGTGTGCTGATCCGTGACTATGGCAGTGAACTGTTTTCGTTGCTGGATAACCCACGGGATGACCTGACGCGTCTGCGGATAATCGCCGCTTCAGCGACTGCACTGGCTCGCTGGGAGCCGCGTTTAAAGGTGACGCGGGTGATGGTCACCTTCCCGGCGGGCGAATCCGGCTGTGTTCTGGATATCGAAGGGATCAAAAAAGAAGACGGCTTACCCGTCAGAACAGGAGAAATAACGCTAAATGCCCAACAGTTATGA
- a CDS encoding EAL domain-containing protein, with the protein MGLCNLSVFLEEFDATININLPQVLSEKEQLLLKLLMQGMSVTEISQYRNRSAKTISHQKKQLYEKLGIQSDITFWRDIFFLYNPMIISASGNSNKSYITDNGYHHVITPEAISLALENHEFKPWIQPVFCAQTGVLTGCEILVRWEHPQTGIIPPDQFIPLAESSGLIVILTRQLMKQTADILLPVKDLLPDNFHIGINVSAGCFLAPGFERECLNLVNKLGTDKIKLVLELTERNPIPVTPEARAIFDSLHRHNITFALDDFGTGYATYRYLQAFPVDFIKIDKSFVQMASIDEISGHIVDNIVELARKPGLSIVAEGVETQEQADLMIGKGVHFLQGYLYSPPLPGAKFISDWVKNSAVA; encoded by the coding sequence ATGGGGTTGTGTAATTTAAGTGTGTTTCTGGAAGAATTCGATGCGACAATAAATATCAATTTGCCGCAGGTTCTGTCTGAGAAAGAACAACTGCTGCTTAAATTGTTAATGCAAGGTATGTCTGTTACAGAAATCTCACAATACAGAAACCGTAGTGCAAAGACAATATCTCATCAAAAAAAACAGTTGTATGAAAAGTTGGGTATCCAGAGCGATATTACCTTCTGGCGGGATATCTTCTTTTTGTATAACCCGATGATCATCTCTGCTTCTGGTAACAGTAATAAAAGCTACATAACCGATAATGGCTATCATCATGTTATTACGCCCGAAGCAATCAGCCTGGCGCTGGAAAATCATGAGTTTAAACCCTGGATTCAACCTGTTTTCTGTGCTCAAACCGGTGTTCTGACAGGGTGTGAGATACTCGTCCGCTGGGAGCATCCACAAACAGGAATTATTCCACCAGACCAATTTATTCCTCTGGCGGAATCATCTGGTCTGATTGTTATATTAACCCGACAGTTAATGAAACAAACGGCAGATATATTACTGCCAGTAAAAGATTTGCTGCCTGATAATTTCCATATTGGCATAAATGTTTCTGCTGGTTGTTTTCTGGCACCCGGTTTTGAGCGCGAGTGTCTGAATCTCGTGAATAAACTGGGAACGGATAAAATCAAACTGGTTCTGGAATTGACGGAACGTAACCCAATCCCGGTGACGCCAGAGGCCAGAGCAATATTTGATAGCCTGCATCGGCATAACATTACCTTTGCTCTGGACGATTTTGGTACTGGCTATGCAACCTATCGTTATTTGCAGGCTTTTCCAGTTGATTTTATTAAGATTGATAAATCATTTGTCCAGATGGCGAGTATCGATGAAATCTCCGGGCATATTGTGGACAATATCGTTGAGCTTGCCCGTAAGCCAGGCCTTAGTATTGTGGCGGAAGGCGTCGAAACTCAGGAACAGGCTGATTTGATGATTGGCAAAGGAGTACACTTTTTACAGGGGTATCTCTACTCACCTCCATTGCCTGGTGCGAAATTTATCTCTGACTGGGTTAAAAACAGTGCTGTAGCATAA
- the ykgR gene encoding small membrane protein YkgR codes for MKENKIQQISHKLINIVVFVAIVEYAYLFLHFY; via the coding sequence ATGAAAGAGAATAAAATACAACAAATCAGTCATAAACTGATTAATATCGTTGTTTTTGTTGCAATCGTAGAATACGCCTATTTATTCCTTCACTTCTATTAA